One Vigna unguiculata cultivar IT97K-499-35 chromosome 11, ASM411807v1, whole genome shotgun sequence DNA window includes the following coding sequences:
- the LOC114170304 gene encoding uncharacterized protein LOC114170304 yields MANRRRRNTAGADDIAQAIHRMVDAMQPIAAPPRAVVAPTRPVAMEDFMKHRPAKFSGKATPDEADAWMRECEKICRVLGCTDEQRLLFVTFLLVADAEYWWQGMQQLMQTRGEQVTWAAFRTRFLEKYFPDSARHEREAEFLTLQQGTMTVAAYIERFEYLARFYTPDVTEEWRCRRFEDGLKHEIRRFIVPLRIREFPVLVEQAKTVEQLETGSSSGGKQQRTTSDARPQRKPYSRPSTTGGRLRCFNCGGEHLRRDCTKPASSTGGGSSTGRCYACQQIGHFARQCPNRRQAGGAPATRPVGDRPRAPGRVFALTTTEAKQSGNLLQFLCLLCDHEVVVLFDSGAIHSFVSNECVRRLGLTMRELGCELLVATPASGEVSTTSMCVGCPMEVAGRRFRLNLICLLMEGLDVILDMDWLSSNHVVIDCGQRQIVFPETAEKMSTTEKISRIPVVDEYADVFPDEIPELPPSRDVDFSIDLIPGAGPKDGSSRLCVDYQQLNKLTIKNKYPLPRIDDLLDQLRGAAVFSKIDLRSGYHQILVRPEDVQKTAFQSRYGHYEYVVMPFGVTNAPTIFMDYMNRIFRPYLDQFVVVFIDDILIYSESREEHAEHLRVVLGILRGHQLYGKLSKCEFWLEEVQFLGHVISAQGIAVDPAKIETVVKWERPQTVSEVRSFLGLAGYYRRFVEGFSKMVSPLTQLTRKDQPFSWTDECEACFEDMKRRLTTAPILAIPDTNKTFEVYCDASYQGLGCVLMQDKRPVAYASRQLKVHEKNYPTHDLELAAVVFALKTWRHYLYGAQFQVFSDHKSLKYLFDQKELNMRQRRWMEYLKDYDFELLYHPGKANVVADALSRKRIHVSAMMIRELELIEQLRDMNLGLDMEPGQIRCSMLRITNEFLDELRVEQGKDQELQTIIGELDTEKRKDFRMGRDGILRFRERKAKIEHQRPGGMLEPLDIPQWKWDSISMDFITHLPRSVRGHDSIWVIIDRLTKCAHFLPINQKMNMDRLADLYVREVVRLHGVPASIVSDRDPRFTSRFWQSLQNALGTQLRMSSAYHPQTDGQSERTIQSLEDLLRTCVLDHLGTWSDVLPLVEFTYNNSYHTSIGMAPYEALYGRRCRTPLCWQQDGEAVVLGPEFLQQTTEKVRVIQDRMRATQSRQKSYADKRRRPLEFEAGDHVFLRVTPTVGIGRALKSRKLTPRFIGPYQIMRRIGPAAYEMALPPHLGNLHNVFHVSQLRKYIADPTHILEDDDVQIREDLTIGVGPVRILDSQTKQLRGKEIKTVKVLWDEATQEMTWEMDDVMRRSYPHLFTGNSNRVSGVWHEFCLTVKRLAARVPRQAIYTAAALSFPCEFVIYSVSSDALKWKWDSISMDFVTHLPRSVRGHDSIWDGELVVLGKEFLQQTTEKVRVIQDRMRATQSRQKSYANKRRRPLKFEAGDHVFLRVTPTLRKYIADPTHVLEEDDVQVREDLTVGVGPVRIMDSQVKQLRGKEIRTVKVLWDEATQEMTWEMKNVMRRSYPHLFTETAWWATYSRQVAHAKIECSWVLPRDRLAVKPLYTLITIDGTVIGLESVEISATRLIGAEIFKEEWFALEAMCGSRFTLLARLVSNELYSSAVHGFKAKGAMVGCNNLVVPWL; encoded by the exons ATGGCtaacaggaggaggaggaacACCGCTGGAGCTGATGACATAGCTCAGGCGATCCATCGTATGGTGGACGCGATGCAGCCCATAGCGGCGCCACCCAGAGCTGTAGTGGCACCTACTCGGCCAGTAGCCATGGAGGATTTCATGAAACATCGACCGGCCAAGTTCTCTGGCAAGGCCACTCCTGACGAGGCAGATGCTTGGATGCGGGAGTGTGAGAAGATCTGTAGAGTGCTGGGATGCACAGATGAGCAGAGGTTGCTGTTCGTCACGTTTCTTCTGGTGGCAGACGCAGAGtattggtggcaggggatgcagCAGTTGATGCAGACCCGTGGGGAGCAGGTGACGTGGGCTGccttcaggacgaggttcctggagaaataCTTTCCCGACAGTGCGAGGCATGAACGGGAGGCAGAGTTCCTTACTCTTCAGCAAGGGACTATGACTGTGGCGGCATATATAGAGAGGTTTGAATACCTGGCTCGTTTCTACACTCCAGATGTTACTGAGGAGTGGAGGTGTAGGAGGTTCGAGGACGGATTGAAACATGAGATACGCCGCTTCATTGTGCCGCTCCGGATTAGAGAGTTTCCAGTTTTGGTCGAGCAGGCCAAAACCGTGGAGCAGTTGGAGACTGGATCGAGTAGTGGGGGGAAACAGCAGAGGACCACCTCAGATGCTAGACCTCAGAGGAAACCTTACAGCAGACCGTCGACTACCGGAGGAAGATTGCGGTGTTTTAACTGTGGCGGGGAACACTTGAGGAGGGATTGTACTAAACCTGCTAGCAGTACCGGTGGAGGCAGTAGTACTGGTAGGTGCTACGCATGCCAGCAGATAGGGCACTTTGCACGTCAGTGTCCTAACAGAAGACAAGCTGGTGGTGCGCCAGCTACGAGGCCAGTAGGAGATCGGCCCAGAGCACCGGGGCGTGTGTTCGCCTTGACGACCACAGAGGCGAAACAGTCAGGTAATCTGTTGCAGTTTCTATGTTTGTTGTGTGACCACGAGGTGGTTGTGTTGTTCGACTCAGGAGCCATTCATTCGTTTGTGTCtaatgaatgtgtgaggaggctcGGGCTTACGATGCGAGAGCTGGGGTGCGAGCTATTAGTTGCGACGCCAGCATCtggagaggtatccaccacttcTATGTGCGTGGGGTGCCCTATGGAGGTGGCAGGCCGCAGGTTCAGGTTGAACCTCATTTGTTTGCTGATGGAGGGTCTAGACGTGATTCTGGACATGGATTGGTTGTCGAGTAATCATGTCGTCATTGACTGCGGACAGCGTCAGATAGTGTTTCCTGAGACA GCAGAGAAGATGAGCACGACCGAGAAGATCAGCAGGATTCCGGTAGTAGATGAATATGCAGATGTATTTCCGGATGAGATTCCAGAACTACCGCCTAGCAGGGATGTAGATTTCtccattgatctcatccctggCGCTGGGCCA aaagatggtagCTCCCGGTTGTGTGTTGATTATCAGCAGCTGAATAAGCTAacgataaagaataagtacccgTTGCCGAGGATTGATGATCTGTTGGATCAGTTGAGGGGAGCTGCGGTGTTCTCAAAAATAGACCTGAGATCGGGGTATCATCAGATCCTTGTCAGGCCAGAGGATGTCCAGAAGACAGCTTTTCAATCACGGTATGGTcactacgagtatgtagtgatgccaTTTGGGGTAACCAATGCGCCgactatattcatggattacatgaataggattttcAGGCCGTATCTGGATCAGTTTGTAGTAGTGTTTATTGATGATATACTGATCTACTCCGAGAGCAGAGAAGAACACGCAGAACATCTGAGAGTAGTATTGGGGATTCTCAGAGGGCACCAGCTATATGGGAAATTGTCGaaatgtgaattctggttggAAGAGGTACAATTCCTGGGCCATGTGATCTCAGCCCAAGGAATAGCCGTTGATCCGGCAAAGATAGAGACtgtggtgaagtgggagaggccTCAAACAGTTTCAGAGGTGCGGAGTTTTCTGGGTTTGGCAGGGTATTACCGACGGTTTGTGGAGGGTTTttccaagatggtgagtcctCTTACACAGCTTACGAGAAAGGACCAGCCTTTCTCGTGGACGGACGAGTGTGAAGCTTGCTTCGAGGATATGAAGAGGAGACTGACCACCGCACCGATATTGGCAATCCCTGACACGAATAAAACAtttgaggtgtactgtgatgcctcGTATCAGGGGTTAGGctgtgtgttgatgcaggatAAACGGCCTGTAGCTTATGCATCGAGacagttgaaggtgcatgagaagaattacccgaCACACGACTTGGAGTTAGCGGCAGTCGTGTTTGCCCTCAAAACATGGAGACATTACCTGTACGGAGCGCAGTTCCAGGTATTCAGCGATCATAAAAgcttgaaatacttgtttgatcagaaagagctgaatatgagacAGAGGCGTTGGATGGAGTACTTAAAGGACTACGATTTTGAGCTATTGTACCAtcctggtaaagctaatgtcgtagcggatgccttgagtaggaagagaaTTCATGTATCGGCTATGATGATTAGGGAGTTGGAGCTGATAGAACAGTTGAGGGACATGAATTTGGGGTTGGATATGGAGCCTGGACAGATACGATGTAGCATGTTGAGGATCACGAATGAGTTCCTAGATGAGCTCCGGGTGGAACAGGGGAAGGATCAAGAACTGCAGACGATAATTGGTGAGTTGGACACTGAGAAGAGGAAGGATTTCCGAATGGGCAGAGACGGGATACTACGGTTCAGGGAGAGG AAAGCGAAGATAGAACACCAGCGACCGGGTGGCATGTTAGAACCTCTGGACATTCcacagtggaaatgggatagcatttccatggatttcATCACTCACCTGCCGAGATCAGTGAGAGGACACGATTCAATCTGGGTGATAATAGACAGGTTGACGAAGTGTGCCCATTTTCTGCCGATTAACCAGAAGATGAATATGGATAGGCTGGCGGACTTGTATGTGCGAGAGGTGGTCAGGTTACATGGAGTGCCAGCGAGTATCGTGTCAGATAGAGACCCGAGGTTCACATCGAGGTTCTGGCAGTCATTGCAGAACGCTTTGGGTACTCAGCTCAGGATGAGCTCTgcctatcatcctcagacagatGGACAGTCTGAGCGGACCATACAGTCGTTGGAGGACCTGTTGAGAACCTGCGTTTTAGACCATCTGGGTACATGGAGTGATGTGTTGCCATTGGTAGAATTCACGTATAATAACAGTTATCATACCAGTATTGGAATGGCTCCCTACGAGGCCCTGTATGGTAGGAGATGTAGGACGCCATTGTGTTGGCAACAGGATGGGGAGGCAGTGGTTCTTGGGCCAGAGTTCTTacagcagaccaccgagaaggtgagggtgATTCAGGATCGGATGCGCGCGACTCAGAGCAGGCAGAAGTCGTACGCGGACAAGAGGAGGAGGCCGCTTGAGTTTGAGGCAGGGGACCACGTATTTCTCAGAGTCACTCCTACTGTAGGAATTGGCAGGGCACTTAAATCGAGGAAGCTGACGCCTCGATTCATCGGACCATATCAGATCATGAGGAGGATCGGTCCTGCAGCGTACGAGATGGCATTGCCACCACACTTGGGAAACTTGCATAATGTTTTCCATGTGTCACAGTTGAGAAAATATATAGCCGATCCTACACACATTCTGGAGGACGATGATGTGCAGATACGAGAGGACTTGACTATTGGAGTCggaccagtgagaatcttggattctcaaacGAAACAGCTCAGAGGGAAGGAAATCAAAACCGTGAAAGTCCTATGGGATGAGGCAACTCAAGaaatgacatgggagatggacGATGTCATGAGGCGGTCCTATCCTCATCTCTTCactg GCAATAGCAACCGCGTTAGTGGGGTCTGGCATGAATTCTGCTTGACGGTGAAG CgcttggcggcacgtgtcccccgccaggcgatctaTACTGCTGCAGCTTTGAGTTTTCCTTGTGAATTTGTGATCTACAGTGTGTCTAGTGATGCTTTAAAG tggaaatgggacagcatttcCATGGACTTCGTCACACACTTACCGAGGTCGGTGAGAGGGCATGACTCAATCTGG GATGGTGAGTTAGTGGTTCTTGGGAAAGAGTTCTTACAACAGACCACAGAGAAGGTGAGAGTGATTCAGGATCGGATGCGCGCaactcagagtaggcagaaatCTTATGCAAACAAGAGGAGGAGGCCGCTTAAGTTTGAGGCAGGTGATCACGTGTTTCTTCGAGTGACTCCTACA CTGAGGAAATACATAGCGGATCCTACACATGTTCTGGAGGAGGATGATGTGCAGGTGCGGGAGGACTTGACAGTGGGAGTCGGACCAGTGAGAATCATGGATTCTCAAGTAAAAcagctcagagggaaggagatcaGAACGGTGAAGGTTCTCTGGGATGAGGCAACCCAGGAAATGACATGGGAGATGAAAAATGTCATGAGGAGGTCTTATCCTCATCTTTTCactg aaaccgcctggtggGCTACATATAGCCGCCAGGTGGCTCATGCCAAAATTGAGTGTTCTTGGGTTCTCCCGAgggaccgcctggcggtgaagccct TATATACGTTGATTACAATTGATGGAACAGTGATAGGGCTGGAAAGTGTAGAGATATCTGCTACTAGACTAATCGGTGCGGAAATTTTTAAAGAGGAATG GTTCGCGTTGGAGGCGATGTGTGGCTCGCGGTTTACTTTGCTAGCGCGTCTTGTTTCTAACGAGTTGTACTCTAGTGCGGTTCATGGATTCAAAGCCAAGGGTGCAATGGTTGGTTGTAACAATTTGGTGGTTCCATGGTTGTAA